From Nitrospirota bacterium, a single genomic window includes:
- the uvrA gene encoding excinuclease ABC subunit UvrA has protein sequence MPNTTVSSQASGDLIVEGARQNNLKNISLRIPHNQVTAITGVSGSGKSSLAFDTLFAEGQWRYVESLSTYARMFLDKVNRPDVDRLINVRPAIAIEQKNPIRTARSTVGTTTEIADLLRLLFAKIGHPFCPDCAIAARSFHPGAVVEDLLAHCNEARAMILFPVTAPAPKQEQVFIQSLLLRGFARVRCGTEILDLHETHRLPKIRPDHLQIVLDRLVIREDNRSRIVEAIETAFREGEGLCLVEVIDQGLRPYSTDFRCQQCGRTFEPIRPVLFSFNHPLGACPECKGFGNILRYDPDLVIPDHSKSLAQGAIEPWSKPSGDWWQKQLFLSMKRRGVDLTIPYRDLPQPIQHIIWQGEGKLEGVQQFFEYLEGKRYKLHVRVMLSRYRTPVPCPTCKESRLRRDARYVKIAGKDIHELSCLTIEDAAAWITALALSPYEEQIARDILRQLTTKLGFLLRVGLGYLTLSRQTRTLSGGEAQRAALANQLGARLVGTLYVLDEPTIGLHPRDTATLAGILRELAAQGNTVVVVEHDRQMMQAADYLVELGPMSGEKGGEVICAAPRQAFMADRRSITARYLRGEDEISIPRSRRKGNGKFLVIAEACEHNLKQLFVRIPLGMLVCVTGVSGSGKSTLVEETLYRAVARAFRIESLPMGRFRAIKGIEHLTGIKLIDQEPIGRTPRSNPITYLKAFDEVRSLFASEREALRQGLTAGQFSFNTTGGRCDRCEGSGVEKLEMYFFEDIYATCEACDGKRFKPNVLAIHYRGKTIHDVLQMTVDEAVGFFSGSPKLTEKLHLLSSIGLGYLRLGQSATTLSGGEAQRLKIAAELTNGGLPRQGAVPLPRANGDRHRQSRSQSPSQSPHVLYIMDEPTTGLHVDDIKKLLAMLQKLVNSGNTVVVVEHNLDVIKCADWIIDLGPEGGAAGGQIVAEGRPEQVAKVAASYTGRFLADALMSATDNVDS, from the coding sequence GTGCCCAATACTACGGTCTCTTCCCAGGCTTCAGGCGATCTGATCGTTGAAGGCGCGCGGCAGAATAATCTCAAGAACATCTCGCTCCGCATTCCACACAACCAGGTCACAGCCATCACAGGCGTGTCAGGATCGGGGAAATCCTCTCTCGCGTTCGACACCCTCTTCGCCGAAGGCCAATGGCGCTATGTCGAATCGCTCTCCACCTATGCCCGCATGTTTCTCGACAAGGTCAATCGGCCCGATGTCGACCGGCTGATCAACGTCCGGCCGGCCATTGCCATCGAACAGAAGAACCCTATTCGTACCGCCCGCTCGACGGTCGGAACTACGACTGAGATCGCCGATCTCTTGCGACTGCTATTCGCCAAAATTGGCCACCCGTTCTGCCCAGATTGCGCGATTGCTGCTCGTAGCTTTCACCCCGGCGCTGTCGTCGAGGATCTCCTCGCCCATTGTAACGAAGCCCGAGCGATGATCCTGTTCCCTGTCACAGCACCGGCGCCGAAGCAGGAGCAGGTCTTTATCCAATCACTCCTGCTCCGCGGTTTTGCCAGGGTGCGATGCGGCACGGAGATCCTCGATCTCCACGAAACCCATAGGCTTCCAAAAATCAGGCCGGATCATCTCCAGATCGTCCTCGATCGGCTGGTCATTCGGGAAGACAACCGGTCTCGTATCGTCGAAGCGATCGAAACCGCATTCCGCGAGGGCGAAGGCCTATGCCTAGTAGAGGTTATCGACCAGGGTCTCAGGCCCTACAGCACGGACTTTCGCTGCCAACAATGTGGCAGAACCTTCGAGCCGATTCGGCCAGTTCTCTTTTCTTTTAACCATCCACTTGGCGCCTGTCCCGAGTGCAAGGGATTCGGCAATATTCTCCGGTACGATCCCGACCTGGTCATCCCAGACCACAGCAAGTCGCTGGCCCAAGGCGCGATTGAACCCTGGAGCAAACCCAGTGGCGATTGGTGGCAGAAACAGCTGTTCCTCTCCATGAAGCGGCGTGGCGTCGACCTCACGATCCCCTACAGGGACCTGCCGCAGCCTATCCAGCACATAATCTGGCAGGGAGAAGGCAAACTGGAGGGAGTACAACAGTTTTTCGAATACTTGGAAGGAAAGCGCTACAAGCTGCATGTGCGCGTGATGCTCAGCCGCTACCGAACACCGGTTCCCTGTCCGACCTGTAAAGAATCTCGCCTCCGCCGTGACGCGCGCTATGTGAAGATCGCGGGGAAAGACATTCACGAGCTGTCTTGTCTCACGATCGAAGACGCTGCAGCATGGATCACAGCCCTTGCGCTCTCTCCCTATGAAGAACAGATCGCTCGAGATATCCTCCGACAGCTGACGACCAAGCTCGGCTTTCTCCTCCGCGTAGGCCTCGGTTATCTCACTCTTTCCCGCCAGACTCGTACCCTCTCAGGAGGAGAAGCCCAGCGCGCAGCCCTGGCCAACCAACTCGGTGCCCGCCTGGTCGGCACCCTCTACGTCCTCGACGAACCGACGATCGGTCTCCACCCGCGTGATACAGCCACACTCGCCGGTATCCTGCGAGAGCTGGCAGCCCAGGGCAACACGGTCGTCGTGGTCGAACATGACCGCCAGATGATGCAGGCAGCCGACTATCTCGTCGAGCTGGGTCCCATGTCAGGAGAGAAGGGCGGCGAAGTGATCTGCGCGGCACCCCGGCAGGCATTCATGGCAGACCGACGTTCCATCACAGCGCGCTATCTCCGTGGCGAAGATGAAATTTCAATCCCTCGATCACGGCGAAAAGGAAACGGTAAATTTCTTGTTATTGCAGAAGCTTGCGAGCATAACCTCAAGCAGCTGTTTGTGAGAATTCCCCTCGGCATGTTGGTCTGCGTGACCGGCGTCTCAGGGTCCGGCAAGAGCACACTAGTTGAAGAGACACTCTACCGGGCAGTCGCCCGTGCCTTTCGTATCGAATCACTGCCCATGGGTCGGTTTCGGGCAATTAAGGGGATTGAGCACCTCACTGGCATCAAACTCATTGACCAAGAACCGATTGGCCGAACACCTCGTTCGAATCCAATTACGTACTTGAAAGCGTTCGATGAGGTTCGCTCTCTCTTTGCTTCTGAGCGTGAAGCGCTCCGGCAAGGCCTCACTGCAGGGCAATTCTCCTTTAATACCACTGGTGGCCGATGCGATCGGTGCGAAGGAAGCGGCGTGGAGAAGCTTGAGATGTACTTTTTTGAGGACATCTATGCCACCTGTGAAGCCTGCGATGGAAAGCGGTTCAAGCCGAATGTGCTCGCCATTCACTATCGTGGCAAGACCATTCACGATGTCCTCCAGATGACCGTCGACGAGGCCGTGGGATTTTTTAGCGGCTCGCCCAAGCTTACCGAAAAGCTCCATCTCCTTTCGTCCATCGGACTCGGCTATCTACGGCTCGGCCAGTCAGCGACGACCCTCTCAGGCGGCGAGGCCCAGCGGTTGAAAATCGCCGCGGAACTCACGAATGGGGGGCTGCCTCGACAAGGGGCTGTCCCCCTTCCTCGCGCGAACGGGGACAGGCACCGGCAGAGCCGGAGCCAGTCCCCTAGCCAGTCCCCTCATGTCCTCTACATCATGGACGAACCGACCACTGGCCTGCACGTCGATGACATCAAAAAACTCCTGGCGATGCTGCAGAAACTGGTGAACAGTGGCAATACTGTGGTGGTGGTGGAACACAACCTCGATGTCATCAAATGCGCCGATTGGATCATCGACCTAGGACCGGAAGGCGGCGCAGCAGGCGGGCAGATCGTAGCGGAAGGCAGACCAGAACAGGTAGCCAAGGTGGCGGCATCTTACACCGGACGATTCCTAGCAGATGCGCTCATGTCGGCTACTGACAACGTGGATTCATGA
- the msrB gene encoding peptide-methionine (R)-S-oxide reductase MsrB translates to MATPPKIEIGPIVKVVKTDEEWKRLLSPGAYQVLRHESTERPFTDNMHDNHRAGIYYCAGCDLPAYSSEHKFDSGTGWPSFWQPIDPKVVESSTDYKLIFPRTEVHCARCEGHQGHIFKDGPKPTGLRYCINGVALKFVPA, encoded by the coding sequence ATGGCTACGCCGCCCAAGATTGAGATCGGTCCGATTGTCAAAGTCGTGAAAACTGACGAAGAGTGGAAAAGGCTGCTCTCGCCTGGAGCGTACCAGGTCCTACGACATGAAAGCACAGAACGTCCCTTTACCGACAACATGCACGACAACCATAGGGCGGGCATCTACTACTGTGCCGGCTGTGACCTGCCGGCCTATTCCTCCGAGCATAAATTCGACAGCGGCACCGGCTGGCCCAGCTTTTGGCAACCGATCGATCCCAAGGTGGTCGAATCCAGCACCGATTACAAGCTGATTTTCCCAAGGACCGAAGTCCACTGCGCACGCTGCGAGGGGCATCAAGGCCATATCTTTAAGGACGGTCCAAAACCGACGGGATTACGCTACTGCATCAACGGCGTCGCGCTGAAGTTTGTCCCTGCTTAG